The following proteins come from a genomic window of Syngnathus acus chromosome 15, fSynAcu1.2, whole genome shotgun sequence:
- the slit1a gene encoding slit homolog 1a isoform X6, which yields MPKLRTFRLHSNNLNCDCHLAWLAQWLRQRPTIGLFTQCTAPPELKGLNVAEVQKHEFSCSGYQDSSSPQPCNTGGGSCPAMCTCSNNIVDCRGKGLTDIPANLPDSMAEIRLEQNGIKTVPPGAFSPYKKLRRIDLSNNQISEIAPDAFQGLRSLNSLVLYGNKITDLPKGVFDGLYALQLLLLNANKIHCIRANTFQDLQNLSLLSLYDNKIQILAKGTFASLRAIQTLHLAQNPFICDCNLKWLADYLRSNPIETSGARCASPRRLANKRIGQIKSKKFRCSAKEQYFIPGAEDARLNNACNSDPVCPPKCRCESNVVDCSNLKLTKIPEHIPSSTTELRLNNNDITTLEATGVFKSLTQLKKINLSNNKITEIEDGAFEGASSVNELHLTANQIDTVRSEMFRGLEGLRMLMLRNNKISCIHNDSFTGLHNVRLLSLYDNQLTTITPGAFDTLQTLSTLNLLANSFNCDCRLSWLGDWLRSKKIVTGNPRCQRPAFLKEIPLQDVALPDFRCEEGHEDSSCVPRPQCPSECTCLETVVRCSNKHLRTLPKGIPRNVTELYLDGNQFSVLPKELSSFKFLQLVDLSNNKISSLTNSSFANMSQLTTLILSYNALRCIPKMAFSGLHSLRLLSLHGNEISELPDGIFSDVSSLSHLAIGANPLYCDCRLRWLSDWVKTGYKEPGIARCAGPRGLEGKLLLTTPAKKFECTGEVDTTVLAKCNPCLSSPCQNQGVCHSDPVDIYRCNCAPGFKGKNCETALNACVNNPCANGGRCQVDEEDEGQYSCTCPLGFEGPTCQTNVDDCEDNDCENGATCIDRVNNYTCFCPPYYTGEMCEEMEDVCAPGRSPCQHQSTCLITSSGPKCVCAPGYVGDDCRVDYDDCQEHRCQNEAQCVDEVNGYTCQCEEGYSGQLCEVPPSPLSLCELADCQNDAPCVERGGRALCQCPPEFGGPRCEKLVSVNFVDRDSYLLLSDLKNWPQANITLQVSTAEDNGILLYNGDNDHIAVELYQGHVKVSYDPGSQPGHAIYSAETINDGQFHTVELVTLDQMMNLSIDGGLPTTMDSFGAVRPLNGEAPLYVGGRGPLQNTPSSSSGMPVGVHPGAFRLWQIQNSSSFHGCIQNLYINNELQDFTKTQMKPGVVPGCEPCKKIYCVHGICQPDGLQGPVCHCRPGWVGPQCDLPAANPCQGSKCVHGRCIPLDSESYRCECSEGYRGALCNQQGELFNPCRRLNCKHGRCQISDTGDAYCHCENGYTGDLCDAESACQGEPMRDFYQVQRGYAICQTTRTVSWVECSGMCETGACCGSQRMKRRKYTFECSDGRTFIEEVEKSIKCGCVGCAV from the exons gcTACCAGGATTCATCCAGTCCACAACCGTGCAACACGGGCGGCGGATCTTGTCCCGCTATGTGTACGTGCAGCAACAATATTGTGGACTGTAGAGGGAAGGGTCTGACTGACATCCCAGCCAACCTGCCAGACAGCATGGCCGAAAT ACGTCTGGAGCAGAATGGGATCAAGACAGTTCCTCCAGGAGCTTTCTCTCCCTACAAGAAACTGCGCAGGAT AGACCTGAGCAACAACCAGATCTCGGAAATCGCTCCAGACGCCTTCCAGGGTCTGCGCTCCCTCAACTCACT CGTGTTGTATGGAAATAAGATCACCGACCTGCCCAAGGGTGTCTTTGATGGCCTCTATGCCCTGCAACTGCT TTTGCTGAACGCCAACAAGATTCACTGCATCCGTGCCAACACCTTCCAGGACCTGCAGAACCTCTCGCTGCTGTCGCTCTACGACAACAAGATCCAAATCTTGGCCAAGGGCACCTTCGCTTCACTGCGAGCTATACAGACCCT CCACCTGGCCCAGAATCCATTCATCTGCGACTGTAACTTGAAGTGGCTGGCCGACTACCTGCGCTCCAACCCCATCGAGACCAGCGGCGCCCGCTGCGCCAGCCCCCGTCGGCTGGCCAACAAACGCATTGGACAAATCAAAAGCAAGAAATTCCGATGCTCCG CCAAGGAGCAGTACTTCATCCCAG GTGCCGAGGATGCCCGACTGAATAACGCCTGCAACAGCGATCCGGTGTGTCCTCCCAAGTGCCGCTGCGAGTCTAATGTGGTGGACTGCTCCAACCTGAAGCTCACCAAGATCCCTGAGCACATCCCGTCATCCACCACTGAGCT GCGCCTCAACAACAATGACATCACCACTCTGGAGGCCACCGGCGTGTTCAAGAGCCTTACCCAGCTCAAGAAAAT CAACCTGAGCAATAACAAAATCACAGAGATTGAAGACGGCGCTTTCGAAGGCGCCTCGTCCGTCAACGAGCTTCACCTCACAGCCAATCAGATTGACACGGTCCGGAGTGAGATGTTCCGTGGCCTGGAAGGGCTGCGCATGCT AATGCTGAGGAACAACAAGATCAGCTGTATCCACAACGACAGTTTCACCGGCCTCCACAACGTGCGTCTGCTGTCTCTCTACGACAACCAGTTGACCACCATCACGCCTGGAGCCTTCGATACCCTGCAGACCCTCTCCACCCT GAACCTTCTGGCCAACTCCTTCAACTGCGACTGCCGGCTGTCTTGGCTGGGAGACTGGCTGAGGAGCAAGAAGATCGTCACGGGGAACCCTCGCTGCCAGCGTCCGGCATTCCTCAAGGAGATCCCCTTGCAGGATGTAGCGCTGCCCGATTTCCGTTGTGAGGAAG GCCACGAGGACTCAAGCTGTGTGCCCAGACCTCAGTGCCCCAGCGAGTGCACTTGCCTGGAGACGGTGGTTCGCTGCAGTAACAAGCACCTCCGCACACTGCCTAAAGGAATCCCCAGAAATGTGACTGAACT gTATCTGGATGGAAACCAATTCAGCGTGCTACCAAAGGAGCTGTCCTCCTTTAAGTTCCTTCAGCTGGT ggatcTGAGCAACAACAAGATCAGTTCTCTGACCAACTCTTCTTTCGCCAACATGAGCCAACTCACCACCTT AATCTTGAGCTACAACGCCTTACGCTGCATTCCCAAAATGGCCTTTAGTGGACTGCACTCCCTCCGGCTACT GTCTCTCCATGGCAACGAAATCTCCGAGCTTCCTGATGGCATCTTCAGTGACGTGTCCTCTCTTTCCCACTT AGCAATCGGCGCCAATCCACTATACTGCGACTGCCGCCTGCGCTGGTTGTCAGACTGGGTCAAGACTGGATACAAAGAGCCCGGCATCGCCCGCTGCGCTGGTCCACGTGGTCTGGAGGGGAAACTTCTGCTCACCACACCAGCAAAGAAGTTTGAATGCACGG GTGAGGTGGACACAACAGTACTGGCCAAGTGTAACCCGTGTCTGTCCAGCCCATGTCAAAACCAAGGCGTGTGTCATAGCGACCCAGTCGACATCTACAGGTGCAACTGTGCTCCGGGTTTCAAG GGCAAGAACTGCGAGACAGCTCTAAACGCATGCGTGAACAACCCTTGTGCCAACGGCGGGCGATGCCAAGTGGATGAGGAAGACGAGGGACAGTACAG ctgCACATGTCCGCTGGGTTTCGAGGGCCCCACCTGCCAGACCAATGTTGACGACTGCGAGGACAATGACTGTGAGAACGGCGCCACCTGCATCGACAGAGTCAACAACTACACTTGTTTTTGTCCACCCTACTACACAG GGGAGATGTGTGAGGAAATGGAGGACGTGTGCGCCCCAGGACGAAGCCCCTGCCAACATCAGTCTACCTGCCTCATCACTTCATCCGGGCCCAA GTGCGTGTGCGCTCCTGGTTACGTGGGTGACGACTGCAGAGTGGACTACGACGATTGCCAGGAGCATCGCTGTCAGAATGAAGCCCAGTGTGTGGACGAAGTGAACGGATACACCTGTCAGTGTGAGGAAGGCTACAG CGGTCAGCTGTGTGAGGTTCCTCCTTCGCCGTTATCCCTGTGCGAGCTGGCCGACTGTCAGAACGACGCCCCCTGTGTGGAGCGGGGCGGCCGCGCCCTCTGCCAATGCCCCCCGGAGTTTGGCGGGCCGCGTTGCGAGAAACTAGTCAGCGTCAACTTTGTGGACAGAGACTCCTACCTGCTTCTCTCCGACCTCAAGAACTGGCCGCAGGCCAACATCACTCTACAG GTTTCCACGGCAGAGGACAATGGCATCCTCTTGTACAACGGCGACAATGATCACATTGCGGTGGAGCTGTACCAAGGTCACGTAAAGGTCAGCTATGACCCTGGCAGCCAGCCCGGCCATGCCATCTACAG TGCCGAGACCATCAACGACGGTCAGTTCCACACGGTGGAGCTGGTCACATTGGACCAGATGATGAACCTGTCCATTGACGGGGGCCTCCCCACCACCATGGACAGCTTCGGGGCGGTGCGGCCCCTTAACGGAGAGGCTCCACTATACGTGGGGGGTAGGGGCCCTCTCCAGAACAcaccttcctcctcttcag GGATGCCGGTCGGCGTGCACCCAGGCGCCTTCCGTCTGTGGCAGATCCAGAACAGCTCTAGCTTCCACGGCTGCATCCAGAATCTGTACATCAACAACGAGTTACAAGACTTCACCAAGACCCAGATGAAGCCCGGTGTGGTGCCGGGCTGCGAGCCCTGCAAGAAGATTTACTGCGTGCACGGCATCTGCCAGCCCGACGGCCTCCAGGGGCCCGTGTGCCACTGCCGGCCGGGCTGGGTTGGACCACAGTGCGACCTCCCGGCTGCCAACCCCTGTCAAGGCAGCAA ATGTGTCCACGGCCGGTGTATCCCGCTGGACAGCGAGTCATACCGCTGCGAATGTAGCGAGGGCTACCGCGGTGCGTTGTGCAACCAACAAGGGGAGCTGTTCAACCCCTGCCGCCGGCTTAACTGCAAACATGGCCGCTGCCAGATTTCCGACACGGGAGACGCCTATTGTCACTGCGAGAATGGCTACACCGGGGATCTCTGTGATGCAG AGTCGGCGTGCCAGGGTGAGCCCATGCGGGATTTCTACCAGGTGCAGAGGGGCTACGCCATCTGCCAGACGACACGCACCGTGTCCTGGGTGGAATGCAGTGGCATGTGCGAGACGGGAGCTTGCTGCGGCAGCCAGCGAATGAAGCGTCGGAAATACACCTTTGAGTGCAGCGACGGCAGGACCTTCATCGAGGAGGTGGAGAAGAGCATCAAGTGTGGCTGCGTGGGCTGTGCCGTCTAG